The DNA segment CAagacgaattttattatcgtttaGGATATTGTCAAGATGTTCAAGGataacattttgaacatttgttgtaagAATTATAGTTgcctttcaaaattaaagttttcttttattttctaataaccaattaggttttttcaggaaatttcttatgtatgtaaattgaaaatttttttgaccgtcgggtagacaattaaaagatctataatctattccatctttaaaaaaacgataggttgccatgctttaattttgttaaattggcagtACTGAGGAAAGCAGtagttatatttcatttcattttggttgtaaatcttttgtaactaaatttgaagtgctatgttgcaagatgattctaaaacaaaaagtaaataaagttgtgaataaatgtcattttgacgtttttccaatttattttaaattagacaacacaaagtaataatttaaagggtTTATTACAAGTGCATAATGCCAAAAGTTGTGTTTGTCGAGACAAAACGTGGTGTGTTGATGGGCTAGACACATTTTAAACGAGATAAGCCCGATCTAAGTAATGATGCGATTTATTAACTGATTGATGGATATCTTCAATGTGAGAACAATGAATTTGTACTTATTCGATGAAATCCTGAACTGTATAACTAATTTATAGGTGGGATCTGTTATATattgcataattacaaaaaagggTCTGGAGGATACTAAAACTACAAAAAGAGGAAAATCAGAAAAGtggaaccattttttaaaagagatcTGAACGAAATTATTCGTGGGCTAAACATTAGAAGATGATTCGGAATCTAATGATGAAGATAATTCTGAAGATGAAATAATGGAGGAGGTTAAAGTGTagatgtcttttaaaaaaagtgattccattttggagaacttatCCGTTTTCTGCTTGTTAAACTAAAGCAAGTGTTCTTGAAACTCATTCAACGATTAAAGCCTCCACCAgatgtttacattttgatttgtcttttttagttttttttcaattgctatttttaataaaaaatgctgggtTCTCTATTAATCTCTTGTAATACAGTTTCAATTGAttcgcaaaaaagcggaaccaaacttttattcagatatacaggatgaaatctgtcagattgtcatggccaagcattgtttttttaaagttggaatacattataccgggtgatcaagaaggactgtttaagttggcagtataATTaagatctttttttaattcggttatttataacactgcaactggatatgttttgttggtttattttacaaatatctgatataggtatagcattaacaacgacaagccaccaataaccagaagttactcctgttatacgatttaaaatacgatccagtgttaccaacttaaacagtccttcttgatcactccgtattaaaaacggtagtaaaaatgcgacgttgccgtttaaaaaaaactctgatgacatcataactctttcaaggtcatcaaaaacaaacagataccatcaacagacagctttttgaaaacgctagttcacttgtttttgcgtttttctcgaaaatcattcgtttctatttcattggggtgtttccagactttttggacaaTTGTATATTGTTTCTattaacgagttctattaccagttaaaattaatgtagttatttctgagacacgttgtatattaaaaaacggTATTTCGAAATTTACTGGCTTTCACTATTGCAAAATGTAAGATTAATCACAAAAATAACTTCATAACTTTCTTTGTTTAACTCCTCTTTATTAACCTTACAAAACACTGCAATTCAATGTAATCTAACTCATCAATCTCCCGATACTTTCCTGATTTCTCTttcggcgcatccaccatttctacatttttctaaaGAACTCTTATGAGAATAATTTCCAAAAGAACTCTTAGAACGGCTCTGCAACATCGTTATTATCTCTACAAATTTTCAACTTTTGCCATAATGatcaattttgtaaagaagAATAATTTAAACTAAGATTAACGTTGAAAGAAAAGCCGCAAGATCTTGACCGGCTTATCAGTATTGCACGTACGGTAAATAGGACTCCTTTGtgtttcaaatttcaataaaaaagattCCTTTTCCACTATAACAGGGATAACGCATGTGTGAATTGtagaaatggtggatgcgccgggaaacgTTTTGACAAAGCTtcattttgcttttttaattaactaaaccccatgtaaaaaaaattagattaatTTATAGCAATTCAAAGATGAACTTGACCCCTCCTGTGTCTTCATTGGCTCATGCAAAAAGCACCATGAACTTGGAGTTAGCATTATAATAAGTTGCAAAGTTATACCCGAGATTTTAAtttctataaaaataaatgacaactGCGTATTGATATTCacgaaaaaattacaaccgCGTAACTTTGATTTCTTACTTAATTGATCGCCTCTAATGGTTTCACTTTCCAGCTGCTTACCTACTTCTTATTaaggtaaaaaaattaaatacacgAACTCAATACTTTACGAACTGTTACAAAACGGCAGAGAAAATTGTAAACTGTTCCactgtcataattttattcaaaaaatttacaaaaaaacaacaagaaaTAAAATCGCAACGCTACAATTTACACAACTTACAACAGCCTACACGAGTAGTCCTTTACGCGCCGCGTGATTATTGGTGTGTATTTTCAAACACCTCTTCCACCTAGTCTTGTACGGACACAAATCGCACGTCAACCATTTAACATCCTCGGGAGTACTGTGATTGCTCTccacatgcctttttaaattaacactaAACTTGGCTTTGTACGGGCAAAACTCGCACTGGAACCACTCGATATCCTTCGACTCCGTGTGTTTGGACAGAATGTGATTCTGCAGGTGGTACTTCCTCTTCGTTATGTACCTGCACTGCTCGCACTTGAACAGCGTCACCTCCTTCACGTCTGAGTGTTTCAGTCGGACGTGATTGTTCAAGTCGGGTCGCCGTTTCGTCTTGTACGGACAGACCTCGCAATGAAACCAGTTGATGTCCTCCGGAGCCGTGTGCATGTTTTGTATGTGCTTCTTCAGGTAAGCCTTGAACTTCGCCTTGTACCGACACTGTTCGCATTTGAACCACTTCATGTCTTCCGGGGCCGTGTGCTCCGACTGCACGTGGCGGCTCAGAATGTGCTTGGAGATGCTCTTGAAGGGGCACCGATCGCACGCGACCAAATCGTCCGGGGTCGTGTGTTTCTTCTGGGAGTGCGTGGTCAAATTTGGCttccattttgttttgaacGTACACTTGTCGCAGTAAAACCACTGGATGTCTTCGTTGGCCGTGTGCTTCACAAGGATGTGCTTTTTCAGGAGAAACTTCCACTTGGCTCGATACGAGCACTGATCACAGTCGAGCCACTCGATGTTCTCGGGCCTGTGGCCCTCGAGCATGTGTCTTTGTAAACTGGTGGGGTGGTTCGCTTGATATGAACACTGCTCGCATTTTAACCACGTGATCTCGACACACGCCCCGTGATTCTGAAGGTGTCTCTTGAAATACCCTTCGTACCGCGTCTTAAAAAGACACTGCGCACATTCAAACCACTTGACatttttggggattttgtgCGACAAGAtgtgttttttcaaatacgaTTTCCATTTAGTCTTAAACATGCAGTGCCTGCACTGGTACTGTCTCGCGTGGTCTGAGCCTGTGTGCTTCGACCGAATGTGCTTCCACAAGTCATAGTactgttttgttttgtacgaACAATATTCACATTTCAGGAGGACAATGTCCTCCTTGGCCATGTGCTTATTGATATTGTGATTGATCAGAAGATGTTTAAATTTCGTCTTGTAAAAACACTGTTTACATTTGAACCACATCACATCTTTCAGTATTGTGTGTTTGTACAGCCTGTGCCTTCTTAAAGACCTTTTGTATTTGGTTCTGAAAGAGCACTCGACGCACGTCAAAAGTTGCGCTTGTTTCATAGTTTTGTTAACGCGGCAGGTGTAATAGGCGTGTTTCAGAAACACCAACTGAGACCACGTTTGGAAATGACAGTTCCTGCAGTTGTAGCTCTGACAGTCGGGTTTAACAGGAATGTCAGGCTTGTGGTGTCGTGCGTCGAGGTGCTCGTTAAGATCCACCAACAGCTGCGTTCCGAAATCGCACTTACTACATTTATAGTTTTCGAGTACCGCTTTGGTGCAAATAAATCGTTTCAGCAACGATGGAATTACAGAGTGGATTTGTCTGACGTGATCTTCCAGTTCAAATATCGACTCCGTTACGAAATGACAGTGACTGCAGTTATACAAACTGCTCATTGACACGTCAAGGGGTTCCGCTTTAACAGTCGGAACGGGGTAATTATAATCCATCGTTACGGGGTTAAAAGTTGACACctaaaattgaggttaagtgtGTCTCAGTCTTACACCTAATGCAAGCGGCTTACGACACAACAGTTGTCATGAATGGGGGTTTGTGATATGGAAATTctcgttttattttgttaattacGTAGCGCATTGGCGATAATACGGGAAAAAACACCGGAAATAGCCACATGTCCTAATTTCTATTTACATGCGCATGCGTAAACAAATAAAGATGTcaatgaaattgaaaatcaaaacattGCAGATTTATTTACCTATATGCCACAATGAAAAGTGAAATTGGACTTTATTTTATGAGTCAAGACGAAAATTCCTTTTTTCGAAGCAATAGCGAAAAGTCGTAAACATTTGGTGAGGTGAGGTATATACACTGTggccaaaaaaaatgttaaaacctGCTTAGCCATGGAAAGTTCAGCAATTCGTAGATTGATTCGTACAGTTTTAATTGACAAAATGAAAGTCTTTTTTTGTATATCATGTAACAtgcaaaaaacaaaaccaaCAACTTGTCCAGAAAAAAACATGTTACAAAACTAAACTTTATTCAGTACCCTAATCGTTTTAtgcaaaatacaaaacaaagaaaactTCCTGGGATGTGACCTAAGCGCTATGTTTCCGCAAGATGTGTATTTTCAAGCTGTACTTGATCTTCGTCCTGTGCGAACAATACTCGCACTGAAACCACTCGACGTTTTTCGAAGCCGTGTGCTTCAGCAACACGTGCCGGTTCAAATCACGCAGGGCTTTGCTCTTGTAGAAACACCGTTTACACTTGAACCATTCAATTTCCTCAGGTACGCTGTGCTTAGTGCGCATGTGCGCCTTCACGCTCGACTTGACTTTAGCCTTGTAGGGGCACTGTTCACATTCGAACCACTCGATATTCTCGGCAGGCGTATGCTTCAGCAGCACGTGGCTCTTCAGGTGGTCGCGCCTCTTCCCCTTGAACGTACACTGACTGCACTTCCACCATCTGACATCTTGGTGTTTTTCCTGGAcgtgttttttcaatatcgAACTCAGCTTTGACTTGTAGGAGCACTGTTCGCACTTGAACCAGGCGATGTCCTCGGGGGCGGTGTGTTTGAGCAGGACGTGCGTTTTCAAGCCGAATTTGTGCTTCGTCCTGAAGGAACAGTGGTCACAGTCGAACCAGTTGACGGTTCCGAGGTGTTTGGTCGAGATGTGTGACTTTAGGTTGCTCTTCTGTTTGGACTTGTATGAACACTGTTCACATTTGAACCACTGGATCTTGTCCAGAGATGTGTGCATTGTTGACATGTGCAGATTTAACAAACGGGAATATTTCGATTTGTACGGGCATTGGTCACATTGAaaccatttgattttttctggAGAGGTGTGTCTTGCTATGACGTGCTTTTTcaggtcacttttgtttttaaattggtACAAGCAATGTTCACATTTGGACCAATTGATGTACTCAGATGGTGTGTGCACTGCTACTACATGTTTTTGCAGGTTGCACAACTGTTTGCCTTTGTAATCACAGTGTTGGCAACGAAACCATTTAATATCTTGATTTGGTGTGTGTTTTGCGAGGACGTGTTTTTGCAAATAAGTGCGATTTTTTGACTTATAAGTGCACTGTTCGCATTCAAACcaatcaattttttccagGGGTGTGTGTTTTGCAGTTATGTGATATTTTAAACTGTTTCTGTAATACGATCTAAACTCACATTGATTacatgaaaacaatttttcctcTTCATCCTTAGTTTTAATTTCCTTAAGAGATCCACAATTACTGACATGCTGAGACCAGATCAGTCGGTCTTCAGCCTTAAAATCACAATTATCACATTTGTGCCATGACACAAgcatattaacattttttggttCATTCTCAACTTTGTGGTGGAAGTCCTTTGTATGTCTTAGATAGTGTTTCATTAATGGCGTAGAAAAATCGCACTTGTTGCAACGATACATTGCGGGGGCGTCTCTTTGACATCTAAAATCTTTCAAATCCGTACCACTTTATTTTTCGAATGTTACAAACAAATATTGTTTGATTCATAACATCGTACTCCTTACTATCTTGAGAAGTGTACACATACAGCtttcataaaaaaagttttgttgcACAATTTCTTCAGGTATTAgctaacaataaaaatttttgttaccgcaaaaaattatatgtgaggttatgtttaccaAACCATGTGTGAGTGTGACGCTGCGACAGGGCTGCGACATCCATTcgttttcagacaaaaaatatttcattttcctTCTCACAGTTTTCCGCTGAAAATAATATCACTATGTTGAGCAAAACGCTATTTTAAAGTTTCTTTTTCTTCATTCCCGAGGGATGTTGATATGAACCCAGAATTCTGGAGAGAAGATcgataattatattattaatcAGAAAGATTCTTTAAATATTAGATTGTATAACAGTCTCAATACTCTCAATCATTTTAAGCCTCATCAAGGTTTAAAAGTTAAAAGCATAAAGCCTGATCGTTTTAGATAATCTTTGGTTAGTTTAAGTCACCCAAAATCACTAAGATTATGTCGTTTTtagtttaaaataataaataaaggaaGCTGAAACAACtcatacatttattttttgcattttgatTATGAAAGTtgagtttttttaacgaaaaatcgtaatgaaagtagtaCCGACTTTctttaatcattttattccatctcctcgGGGATTATTATTGTCAAAGAATATCTACCACGCGTTTATTaggccaaatttctcaacttacaacaatatgcaaaaaaatgttgcgtacaatacgttatgaaagtctctttcttccactcatttgcttgattaacacGGGCTCCGCCCTCGTTCGTtaatcaaactgcaaattcatgaaaaaacggatgactttcataactagttgtacataCAATATTCCTACTATTGTGTCCTAATCAGTAATCACATCATGCTTTTCTtagcaaaatgaaaaaaagacGTAACTACAAAAAAGCTACAAACAAGACattattcaaaatcaaaacaaatataTTTGCAATTCGTTACAGAAAATTCAAATAGCATAGATTTCGGCcgaaaattttctgtgttCAACTACAAAACGGAATAACAATTAACTTCTGATAACTAAAATTTACCTATCTACAAATTTGTTAGAATacaacttattttttataacgATTTAgataagaaaatgttttgatcgcaaggaaaatattttctgattACAATTTTGCCATAATCACTAGTGGCATCTGTTTTCTGTTGTGTTGACGTAAGCAAGGATTTGTTGTAATTGGTTGTATTGTAATATGGTTGTAGGCAAGGAGTAAAAATTCTGGTAAGATTGATCTTCAaactttgtttaaaaattaatttgaaattttaaaatgctt comes from the Tenebrio molitor chromosome 9, icTenMoli1.1, whole genome shotgun sequence genome and includes:
- the LOC138139128 gene encoding zinc finger Y-chromosomal protein 2-like, whose amino-acid sequence is MDYNYPVPTVKAEPLDVSMSSLYNCSHCHFVTESIFELEDHVRQIHSVIPSLLKRFICTKAVLENYKCSKCDFGTQLLVDLNEHLDARHHKPDIPVKPDCQSYNCRNCHFQTWSQLVFLKHAYYTCRVNKTMKQAQLLTCVECSFRTKYKRSLRRHRLYKHTILKDVMWFKCKQCFYKTKFKHLLINHNINKHMAKEDIVLLKCEYCSYKTKQYYDLWKHIRSKHTGSDHARQYQCRHCMFKTKWKSYLKKHILSHKIPKNVKWFECAQCLFKTRYEGYFKRHLQNHGACVEITWLKCEQCSYQANHPTSLQRHMLEGHRPENIEWLDCDQCSYRAKWKFLLKKHILVKHTANEDIQWFYCDKCTFKTKWKPNLTTHSQKKHTTPDDLVACDRCPFKSISKHILSRHVQSEHTAPEDMKWFKCEQCRYKAKFKAYLKKHIQNMHTAPEDINWFHCEVCPYKTKRRPDLNNHVRLKHSDVKEVTLFKCEQCRYITKRKYHLQNHILSKHTESKDIEWFQCEFCPYKAKFSVNLKRHVESNHSTPEDVKWLTCDLCPYKTRWKRCLKIHTNNHAARKGLLV
- the LOC138139136 gene encoding zinc finger autosomal protein-like; amino-acid sequence: MYRCNKCDFSTPLMKHYLRHTKDFHHKVENEPKNVNMLVSWHKCDNCDFKAEDRLIWSQHVSNCGSLKEIKTKDEEEKLFSCNQCEFRSYYRNSLKYHITAKHTPLEKIDWFECEQCTYKSKNRTYLQKHVLAKHTPNQDIKWFRCQHCDYKGKQLCNLQKHVVAVHTPSEYINWSKCEHCLYQFKNKSDLKKHVIARHTSPEKIKWFQCDQCPYKSKYSRLLNLHMSTMHTSLDKIQWFKCEQCSYKSKQKSNLKSHISTKHLGTVNWFDCDHCSFRTKHKFGLKTHVLLKHTAPEDIAWFKCEQCSYKSKLSSILKKHVQEKHQDVRWWKCSQCTFKGKRRDHLKSHVLLKHTPAENIEWFECEQCPYKAKVKSSVKAHMRTKHSVPEEIEWFKCKRCFYKSKALRDLNRHVLLKHTASKNVEWFQCEYCSHRTKIKYSLKIHILRKHSA